The sequence TGGGTAGTGCACTTATTTAGTATTCATGTCAACACTGGTCCTGTCTACACTCAGAAAACTGTGTAGCTGTTGGCTTCCCCATATCCCGCCTCCTGCAGGTACCGCTCTATGTTAACTGGCATCTGTGCCCTGAGGACTTTATCCGACGCGCTCTTCTCTCCCGCTGCAAGCTTTTTCGCCACTTCAGCCAGCGAGGGGCGATCCTGTTCCTTCCACTGGGTGCAGCCTTTGATGACCGTGTGTCTGAGTGAGAACAAAAGGTAATCAGTCAAGACTTCACGGCATCAGGGAACAAGGAAACGTCTCTAAACTTCTGGCTCGAGAACGTTTAACTGCAGCAAAACATATCAAATACTCACAGTGAGTTGGAGCAGTTGGAAggttttttcaagtttttcccTCTTTGATGAAACTGAAGGAGCTCAGTGACTGGGACCTCTGCGAATGGAGCGTCGCCTAGACAACGGGAAGTGTACATGACATTCACTATAATTTGTCCAAGTAGCTGCTCAAGAACCATCAGAGGcactatattttcattttcccaTCACTGCTAAAGACATTATAGACAAAGCAGGTTTGTGTATCAGTGGAAAACTTACCCAGTGTTGCCATTTCATACAACAGGATCCCAAAGGACCAGCTGGAAAAGAAACACACAGAGGATGTTACCTTAATAGACCTCAGCAACAATTCCCCAATAAATTAGCTTTGCTTTCCCCGAACaacatagatcaataaatgaagCTCACATGTCGCTGCCTTGGCTCGGTGGCCTCCTGGCCAACAACTCTGGTGCTTGCCATTTCTTCATACTGGGATCATCTCTCTGAGTGCTTTCttgggtttttcttttgtgAACTCCATGCAAACCCCAAAGCTTGGCTGTGTAATCCTTACTGACCAGTATACTGCGAGCGCGAATGTTTCCATGCAGGATATCTTTGTTATGAAGGAATTCCTGATTGAGAAATAAAACGTAGATTTTATGGATTAAACATCATtcaaatgttaaattgaaatgcAGATTACAGAAAACATGGTGAGAGAAAATGTACAACTATAACTAGAGTTTGAGAATGTAATGGCTGTCCTATGTTATGTTTTGCCTGTCAACAAGTTAGAGCTGACAGAGTTATGACGACCATAACCATTTGAAAGTCAAATGCGTTTTTCAAAAGGCGAGGGGTAATATACAGTACTTGTTAGCATACTGACCAGTGCAGAGGCCACCTGCCTGGCCATAGTAAATATCCGCCTCTCTGTCATTTCACAAGGTGGCTCCACACGTtcctgcaacaaaaacaaatgacacattTCTTGTTAAAATCTCCCTATCACAGACAGTTCTAGGGCATGGACCTGAAACGAAAACAACATTTCCCACCACACACTAACCTGTCTGCATTGCCACAGATAGCTGAGCAGGTCTTTGTTTTCCAGTTCCTCCACCACTGTAACCAGTGGAGCTCGCAGGGACACCACTCCCAGAAGCTCGGGCAGGAAAGGATGAGGTCCAAGCTGAGCCAGAAAGGAAGCAAAGCCCAGGAAGTTTTGTCTCTCTGATGGATCAGCTGTGTCTAGAACGTAAAAGGAacatataaatattttatagtTTACCAGAACTTCCACAACCAGACCAACTTCTATTTGTCTTACCATTTAGCACCCGTAGCACAACGTTCCTGTTGTCCATTCGTGCCCTATAAAGGGACACCGATGAGTCCGAGCGTATGGAGAAAGCAGAACGCAGAGGAGTGACCAGGTTGAAAGACTCGGGCAGTCTCTGCCGAGGAAGCTCTCTGGGCTGGACGATGGGAGTAAAAGTTGGCTTTTGGGGAGCTGGTGGGGAGAAGTCTGGCGTACAAGGAAGGCTCACAGGTGTGGAGAGGTCTGGCTCAGGAGGAAGGCTCACAGGTGTGGAGAGTCTTTTAGAGGAGTATGTTTTAGGTGGGTGGAAGGTGGCGTAAGTACTCGGCATGTCCAATGCAATACTTTCATGCTCCAGAACGTTGATACCAGGTGGAGCTACGTACCAAAAGAGAAGAATCATCAAAGATATTAGCAAGGGTCACTATGGAACCACAAAGAGGAGAAGAGTCCTTCACAAACCCAATGAGAGATTTCCCAAATCAATTTTATATCTGTTCATTTgcaatattaaaactaaaaacgtGTTTTATAAACCAGTTCAGATCAGCTGCTGCAAATATATGCTCCAAAAAAACTGATTCATAAATGTTTGTTACATTCTGTCTTCATCTTCTAGCCGTATTGtaaattgtgtttgttttttgtattttgtcatatTGGATACATGAAGAAGTCACCAACTGAGCAACAAGAAAACTCCTTATTCTCAATAGTAGTAGAgtataaaaacagttgtttcaattattcatgattgacatgtaaacagacacgcccaagaaggtgagcatttcagcgtccttcgcgcagtgctatgtatgtattttctacagtctatgtatgtaccggcgaacgccccgcccccacgctctgtctcgtgtttataaagcagcatgagcttggctatggagtgggtgggaggagggcgggccgtcctctggccctacgtcaacgtgtggggaggaggaagtcagtgtcccgtctatagacacgcccactgcaaatcagcctgtttgtgtagagttgctcagaaagggacttttcagaggctaaaactgaaaaacaggcgagtttgggaaaataaacctcaaatactatgtttttagagttctttcaacaaatgGACAAacatagcatgacatgggacctttaaaacaGGATTTGAGCAAGTCTTAGCCTGAAGGTTGTGGGTTTAAATTCGGGCCATCGcatttttcagtagtttttcCTCACTGTCTAAAAACATGTGCATTTACTGGGATTTCCTACATCGAATAAACAAGTAAAGCGTGCGTGCCTTTAACTGTGCCCAAAAATTGGCAGCTTGGCTTCtgtcagggcagctgtggctacaattaCATTGTAGCTTTTTACCACCATTAGGACTACTGTGAATTAATAATTGTCTTATTGAATAATTCTTTATGGAATGCACTTTGAATTTCATGGAAAAAAGCAccatataaatccaagccattattattatttatgatgggtaaaataaaaataaattatccaTGTAGacctgaaaaacacaagaagaagaaaaccaaGGAGTCAAAATAGATAACAGTAAAGTGGGCTGTGTGGAGGAGTAATGCAGAGCCTTCCAGCTTTTGTGTTTGCTTTATTAAATTTGGctaaaagaaaattacaatgtGACATGTGGAAGTTTACATAAACTGGCCCCCCACAAAGCATGAATCTTTGTGTTGTGGATACATCCTGTTTCATACCCGGTATAGGCTGGTTCTGCATGTTAGTATAGTCAATGCTTAGATGACGTGTTGTTTCTTAGACAAATATAGTTTGATTCAATGATTTAAGGAATCTCATATCCAACTAACTCTAAAAAGAGTTACATTGCAATCCCTAATCTTACTTGTCAATTGTCAACTCCTAAAGGTCTTCCTGCTCCTGAGGAGCCTCTCATGTGTCACTGTtggcactttatttatttaagtttgCAGGCTGGTTCAGTTGCTGTAATCTGACCTTTAAATGCTTGAGAACGGAGAGCAACAAACCCAACTCGTAAAATAACTTTTAGGAACCACTTTGAGATACAAATTTAGTTATTGTAGTTTATATATCTCATTAtttatgtctgtttttggtcaAACTTTCAATGTTTAACTGTTGGGTTGCCATTAACTAAAATCTGAAACTAAAAGATTGTCTTCAACTTTACAATTTGATTGTCTTGAACAAAAAGCAAATTCATAGATTGCTTTATTTTATAGATTAAAGCAATGGTAAATCCTTAAAGAACAACTACAGGTTAACATTTTTATGGATTTTATAGATGTGTGTTGGTTAAAAAGGAGGAATTTAACTACAGTATAAGGTTTGATAACATCTTCAAAGTGTGTATGCTGAGAtataataattcagctgaatTTAAAACACGTTTGAATTATCAGCATGTGCGTGTTTTTTGTTCAAAGCGTTTACCATCGATGCCATGTAGCACCCTCCGAGGTGTCGATTGTGAAGACTTGAGACGCATACGCTCAACTTTATCTGGACAATAGCGCAGCAGGATGATGAAGACCAACGTGACCAGGAAACTGGACAACAGAAATATGGGCACAATGATCACCTCCTGTTGATACACACGGATATCTGCAAACAGAGAAAGCAATCATTTGTATTCAAACAGTGCAACAATGAATCTTATTTGAATTCATTGTGTAAACTGTGTTACACCATAGTCTAGTGGGCAAGGAGGAAACATGCAAACGAGGCGCTCAATGCATGTTTCCTCCATGCAATCTGGACTGAAACCTGAATTGGGGGCTTGTTCAGTTGTTGATCTCGTTAGTTTAAATTTgtattcacaattttttttttttgtatcgttGACAGTTTTGTGTCTtgtagaatcagaatcattataCACGGGATGTGATAATAAAGTCACATGAGGTTTATCATTTGAGAGGCGTGGGAGCTGTTTCTCAGATATGGGTTGGATGTATATTTGTGACTCATCAGgagtgttcctttgaatcagggggtgtttcCAGATGCCCTCATCAAAGGTgaccagctacagggtgatcaagcctgagcttgtgtcccactctctcctatctgcagctcAAGGCCACCGCACACTCAGTCTGTGCCCTGTGTTCCTTTTTCTCCCAGGAAGTAGAAAGTATGAAGTAAATATGGAATTTAAGaagattttacattttgttcaaCTGAAGCAAAAAATCGACCCCAAACAAACCTAAACTACAATTAACCTTGAAACGGCTATCAGGCTTTAACAGCTGTAGAATAAGGCACAATGAtgcatacattttaatattacctttctttttttcctaaCTTCTCCATCCTTGTTGCTTATTAAAAATCTGTTTAATTAAATCCATCAGGTTTGTGCCGTTTGGTTCGTGTGCTTATTCTAAACATTTGGTTTAGTTTGTGCTGCTGTGCTTTGTTTGACTTGTGTGCACACATGATCACTTAGATCAATTAAAACTTACCACAGAGGGTATCCCCTGGTTGACACAGGAAGTCTGATTGTTTCACCGAAGACATCCTGTGGGAAGAATACAGAAATGAAGCCATTTCATCTCTAGATAGCAGGAGAAGCATTGGCCAAACATAAATGTCCAACCTTTTTGTATAGGAACAGGCACAGGAATTCTAGAAATATTAAGAAGGTAGGAAGGAAACCAGAGGCTTCAGATGATGTGTCACTGTGTGAGTGATGCAATGTGTTTTTATACCTCAGTAAGGATCTACACACCAGGTTTAACTTATTGGTTCCTGAATTAACTGCTTATTATTTGATGGGTTCCGTATAAGGAACCCGACATCTGACCCACAAAAATGCTATAACAGACTTTACGTCAGATCTGAAATCTCCAAACCTGTTAATCTGCATTTTTTAGATACAATACAGCTGCACACCCAAAGGGCAAACACAAAtagactacaaaaaaaaaaaaacctgagctCCTTCAACCTGACAATTAATGTTGTTGAAAAACACCTTTAAAATGACACGTGGATGTGATAAAGTTCATATAAAAACAGATCAATATAAAAGCTCATCTCACCTGTTTAAGATGACTTGTGTCTCCTAAAAGATGATCAAGTTAAATGTAGGATCCTGGGCTCATGTTTCCTTCTATCAGAGAGCCAGCAGCCTTCCACACATCCTCCCAGCTCAATGTGGAGTCCGGGTTCAGATCCTCATCGTCTTGTTTTGCTCAATGATTTTCCAGGCTCAGGGGATCAGGGCTGCTACTCTCTCTGTTTTCAACCTTGTGTCCTAGCTCCACCCTATTCTCATGCAccatctcctcctccttcttttacaccttcttcttctctttcctCCTTTCTGGTTTCTTCACCCTGAAAAGGATGAAGCTTCACTCTAACACcagtttagtgtttttatttttggctaCATTCAAACACATTCAGCAGGTCAGTTTTTCCTTCAAACACACGTCACCTACTTAAAGCCCTGCCTTCATCTTCTTTGTTTAGAGAAACTGGTCCAGCAGCTCCTTGTCATTTTTCACTCTCCAGTCCATTGTTTAACCTGTTTGGCCCTCTTTGCTCAGAAACTTGCACAACTAGTTTAGCTGCGTCTcaagtatttttttatcatttagctGCACTTCTTTTTAAACACGGAAAGTGAACAAAGAAAACATACACGTTACTATTTAGATTTGCTTTTGAATCTTGCgagttaaaagtaaaataaagtgtcaaaatagtaaaatgtggagGGATTTTCTTATGAATCAATGAAGTGGATGAAGCCGACTAAACTTGACTGATTTCTAGTCATTGGCATGATATCATGTGTGATCTCACTGACAGACAAGCAAACAAGTTAACTATGACTAAAGAGCAAATCTGATAAAAGTAACAAATGATTCAAGCTTTTATATGATCTGCAAAGAGTAATAACAGACATCAAGAGAACTAGTTATTTTACAGTTACTGAGACGGGAAATCTGACTCTAATCTGTGGGAAACTCAATCAATCTTTGTGTCTTCAGGGACTTCACACGCTGTTGTTCTAAGTCACTAAGAATGTCACCAAAgtttcattttgtattattattccCATCATGCAATGTAACAACGgtgtttctcaaactgtggtccGGACAACTGTAGTTAAGACAACCGTACAGAGAAACAAAGAACTTCCTTTTAAATAGTGGAAAAGAGcataattaatgtattttcacACATTGTCTAATATTAATCTCCACCTATGAACTTGAAGcaactttttaaaatgctaaaacATGTAGTCAGTAGCggtagggggaaaaaaaatcgagtttacgatatatcgcgattttttggaTGCCGATTTTTATGAATTCTTCTTCCCagaatcgttttttttttttttttaaatacatatttaatcgAACTACtgagcatgttgaccagctgctgttcctacataaaaacCTCGACACATCCAAGCACAAGCTTGTTGAACATTAACAGTATCAGTTGAAATGTTCCATacaaatttgtcattttgtacatttgtttagTTTACCTCCTTTCTAATggaggttttattttgttatttatttcagttgaaataataataaatcggtgagtgaatgactgaatgtgatatgatgtgcattgttttttgcAACTGTGACATATTTCTAGGAGTGTAGGATTCAACTAATGTTtggataaggaaaaaaaaaattgtaataatcgtcactgtagaatcacaatttaaatcaaatggGCCCCAAGAATGGGGATTAAAATCAAATCATCGTCCCAGCACTATTAGTCAGTGCCATTATTAATTAAAGTGGAATGCTGTCGTGATGTACACGATGAGATGCAATTTGTTAACAGATTAAAGCAGAAACCGAACAGTAGCGTTATGCTTTGTTTTTACACCAAAAGTCTTGAAATCGCCGCATTTTGAGGCAGTTTGTACCTGTCGCACTAGTACATTTATTCTCCATGCTCAAGTATTTTACACACAATTctgaaagaaataaaatgtggcTGTAGTTGTGAAGATTAGCCGATCTTTCCCAGCATGCAGTGCAAACCTCACATCTTAAAGGCAGTATACTGTAAATGTCTCGCAGTACGGTTCTTGGAGGATAAACAAACAGTGAAGAACTGATTATAATTCTCAGAGTGGCAGATGACGAAAGATATGTGGTGAATGTGGTTGGTCTGGATCAAACTCACAACGAACACACGCTCAGATTAAAAATAGCAAGTGCTTGTAAAAGGGATGGAATACAATTAAATGGCAAAGCACAAACATGAAACAAACTCACATTTTCAATCATTTTCCTatgatttaatttcaaaaagctGATATTATTACTGGTTTTGTCTGAATACTGGTGTATGCATCACTACACACCATTTTCAATCCATTAATCCCACCCCTCACTCTTCTATGATTGTTAGGAGTTGATTAGAAGTGCGTCGCTGGGAGTCAGAAGGCACtgctctttaattcagaatgtttAATAATCGAACCATTCAGGAGCTCAATCTTCCTCACAGCTTGGCAGCAGATTTTTCTGGTTTGGGTCCGAGCCACTTCTCccctgaaaaaaaacatgagaccgatgatggctGTGAGCGGAATACTGGGACATCACAAGATGGACAGGAATATCAGTATCATCAGGACATAACAGATACATGGAGAAGTGGTTTCAAACTTTAAAcactattgaaaaaataatgttgTGGTGCATCATTAAAGAAAGCTTACTGACTACtgcagtaaaatacacattaa is a genomic window of Gouania willdenowi chromosome 16, fGouWil2.1, whole genome shotgun sequence containing:
- the styk1b gene encoding tyrosine-protein kinase STYK1b codes for the protein MSSVKQSDFLCQPGDTLCDIRVYQQEVIIVPIFLLSSFLVTLVFIILLRYCPDKVERMRLKSSQSTPRRVLHGIDAPPGINVLEHESIALDMPSTYATFHPPKTYSSKRLSTPVSLPPEPDLSTPVSLPCTPDFSPPAPQKPTFTPIVQPRELPRQRLPESFNLVTPLRSAFSIRSDSSVSLYRARMDNRNVVLRVLNDTADPSERQNFLGFASFLAQLGPHPFLPELLGVVSLRAPLVTVVEELENKDLLSYLWQCRQERVEPPCEMTERRIFTMARQVASALEFLHNKDILHGNIRARSILVSKDYTAKLWGLHGVHKRKTQESTQRDDPSMKKWQAPELLARRPPSQGSDIWSFGILLYEMATLGDAPFAEVPVTELLQFHQRGKNLKKPSNCSNSLHTVIKGCTQWKEQDRPSLAEVAKKLAAGEKSASDKVLRAQMPVNIERYLQEAGYGEANSYTVF